GGGCAAGTCCTTTTCTCGCAGGCTTCACTCCCCAGCCAAGCTTGTGACGAACGGACCTTTTCGTTATCTTCGTCACCCACTCTACTCAGGCTTATGTACGACGGTGATCGGTTTAAGTGTATACATAGGCACCTGGATTGGTGTCCTGGCAGCTGTTTTTGTGCTTTTTCCAACTGTGGCATGGCGAGCCGCAAAGGAAGAGCGAGAGTTACACAAGTTGTTCGGGGAGGATTATCGCGTCTTTTGCAAAAAAAGGTGGCGCATCATCCCCTTAATTTACTAAATGAAGGGTGGAATTGACTTGAAAAAAGTGGTTGTCATCGGGGCAGGTCTTGGTGGTATGTCAACGGCTATTCGCCTAGCTTCTGAGGGGTACAAGGTGACCGTGCTAGAAAAAAACGAACGTGCTGGTGGAAAGCTGAACATTCGAAGTGGTGA
The nucleotide sequence above comes from Aureibacillus halotolerans. Encoded proteins:
- a CDS encoding methyltransferase family protein encodes the protein MVSVIFFAAFTILWAAENIVFPTAGRRNDVSFFVLLSAMLISVISSIAGGYFQWLSWSVSTTSTVIGLGLFATGIILRYWGILKMGKSFSRRLHSPAKLVTNGPFRYLRHPLYSGLCTTVIGLSVYIGTWIGVLAAVFVLFPTVAWRAAKEERELHKLFGEDYRVFCKKRWRIIPLIY